A genomic window from Erpetoichthys calabaricus chromosome 17, fErpCal1.3, whole genome shotgun sequence includes:
- the bcl2l10 gene encoding bcl-2-like protein 10 has translation MPCYRKETYEVAKGYIDHCIGVQRAPPSETVQIMCSLAKEMEKTYQHKLNSLLQNFISCCTPDYGVKLKRVMEEMVGDGILNWGRIVSLFTFTGLLAQELHSKGAGTDCSNKLADTIADYLGVEKAEWLAQNGGWDGFSKYFQNSKDSHSDSSMKTALFAAAGFGIAGLAILLVR, from the exons ATGCCCTGTTATAGGAAGGAAACATACGAAGTTGCAAAGGGTTATATTGACCACTGCATAGGAGTTCAAAGGGCACCTCCCAGCGAAACAGTCCAAATAATGTGCAGCCTTGCTAAAGAAATGGAGAAGACCTACCAGCACAAGTTGAACTCCTTGCTGCAGAACTTTATTTCCTGTTGTACCCCAGATTATGGTGTGAAGCTCAAGAGAGTAATGGAAGAAATGGTAGGAGATGGGATATTAAACTGGGGCCGTATTGTTAGCCTCTTCACCTTTACGGGATTGCTGGCCCAGGAACTCCATTCAAAAGGAGCTGGAACGGACTGCAGTAACAAGTTGGCAGATACGATTGCTGATTACCTGGGGGTTGAAAAGGCAGAGTGGCTGGCTCAAAATGGAGGCTGG gaTGGATTTAGCAAGTATTTCCAAAACTCCAAGGATTCCCATTCAGATTCTTCCATGAAGACGGCATTGTTTGCAGCAGCTGGCTTTGGAATTGCAGGCCTAGCCATCCTCCTTGTGCGATAG